From the genome of Brevundimonas sp. NIBR11:
GGCGTCGGCGGGACCACGGGGGCGGTCTGGGCCAAGGCCGGGGCGGACGCGAACAGGAGAACCGCGAGGGAGGCGGAGACGGCGAGACGCTTCATGGAGGGCACCGGGAAATGAACAGGCGCGCAGACAGCGCCGGGTGCGACATTTCGTCAAGTCAAAGCGCGTCCTTCTCCCCTTGCGGGAGACGGTGGCCGAGCGGTGCGAGGTCGGATGAGGGGTTACGCCGACGGCCGGAGCCGGCGCCCGCTCAGCCTGCACGGACCGCCGGTGCGACCTCTCACCCGACCGCACAAGGACGACGGATCTCGCCGCCGTATGCGGCTTCCCTCTCCCGCAAGGGGAGAGGGATGATAGGCTTACTTCACTTCCAGAAGTTCGACCTTGAACAGCAGGGTCGAGTTGGGCGGGAGTTCGTCGCCGCCGACCCAGCGGTCGCCGTAGCCGAGCGAGGCGGGGATGGCGAAGTAGAAGGTTTCGCCGACGTGCATGAGGGCGACGCCTTCGGTCCAGCCCTTGATGACGCGGTTCAGGGGGAACTCGGCCGGCTCGCCCCGGTCATAGGATGAGTCGAACTTGCGGCCGTCGATGAAGGTCCCCTCGTAGTGGACGCGGACGGTGTCGGTCTCGGTCGGCTGGCGGCCCTCGGGATGGGCGCGGCCTTCGCGGCGGTATTGCAGGCCCGACTCGGTGGTGGTCCAGCCGCGACCGGCGCCGTTCCAGGACAGGTAGGCGGCCTGACCGGCCTCGTATTCGGCTGGCGTCGAATGAGCGTTCGGATCGACGACGGGCGCGGGCTCAGGGGCGGTGGCGCAGGCGGCGAGAGCCAGCGCCGACAGGGATGCGGCCACGAAGGTGGGGATGATTTTCATGCCCGGACGCTAGCCGAAGAAAAACCGCTTGCGAAGTCGGCGGAAATCGTATGCGGGCCTTTATTTCGCCGGAGAAGCGCGTATATGTCCGCTCTCCGCAACAGCTCAGATGAGTCTGCGCGAAAGCGCCGAGGCCCGGTCCGTCGCCCTCCGACCGAGCGAAGGCGTGGCTCCTTCCCCAGGGAGCTTCTCAGATTTCAGGCCTCCTGACCGCTCCGGCGCGTCGAGGGTGGAGGCCGAAACCGATTGTCACGGCATGCTCCGCTCGCATGGCCGTGGCTGCTGCATTTCACGCCCGTCTCCCCGGACGAGCGCCATGGGAAAACAGAATGACTGACGTCCTGAACGGTCTCGCCATCAACGGTCAGATCGCTTCCGCCACGACCTTCACCGGCAAGAAGCGCATCCGCAAATCCTTCGGGCGCATCCCCGAGGCGGTCGAGATGCCGAACCTGATCGAGGTTCAGCGCGCCTCCTACGAACAGTTCCTGCAGCGCGAGGTCCGTCCGGGCCAACGCCGCGACCAGGGCATCGAGGCGGTCTTCAAGTCGGTCTTCCCGATCAAGGACTTCAACGAACGCGCCGTGCTGGAATACGTGTCCTACGAGTTCGAGGACCCGAAGTACGATGTCGAGGAGTGCATCCAGCGCGACATGACCTATGCCGCGCCGCTGAAGGTCAAGCTGCGCCTGATCGTCTTCGAGGCGGATGAGGAGACGGGCGCGCGCTCGG
Proteins encoded in this window:
- a CDS encoding FKBP-type peptidyl-prolyl cis-trans isomerase, translating into MKIIPTFVAASLSALALAACATAPEPAPVVDPNAHSTPAEYEAGQAAYLSWNGAGRGWTTTESGLQYRREGRAHPEGRQPTETDTVRVHYEGTFIDGRKFDSSYDRGEPAEFPLNRVIKGWTEGVALMHVGETFYFAIPASLGYGDRWVGGDELPPNSTLLFKVELLEVK